A single window of Thalassomonas viridans DNA harbors:
- a CDS encoding TIGR03016 family PEP-CTERM system-associated outer membrane protein → MAITVINRKWFPLAGIALAVTGAIGVQAGELTIEPSLSLTGTASDNIDLHKTGKVDSYISQVKPALDISYLSRRIELTFAASNNFISYSHDSDDNDDYDVYQLDGSFSLWDNGPALFVRANKDQVQQSISNNAIADLLTSNASALKQADTGLTYNLARSSIIMNSQVYYQRRTSDNTIGDREGVVAILAAENGSAAKWLFWSTNASFQDLTSKNNNNDTKFYSVDAKIGLINDYRFMPFIRVYDEDNQGNFENRSSQSNLNSSSWGPGIRWQVSDHLWFDLAYNYVDNQEENEDHFSGSVTWRPSPRTALQAQFSKRFFGDSYGLNFVHQNKRLVNAISYNETVQSFDRFNYVEVDLGSFYCPATGDFTLDDCLVTPGSNLSDYVLIPLTTLQPVEADELSLQKDLEWQSELSLPRTTFTLTLSGNTRENLGSGVIDDKYKGDFSIRRKLNSRSDLSYTFSYIKNHFDSDNIAGRGQLDHYRVHTVKYDRALNPTLSSDISLRHVDRSSSGTGLNYQESRLELTIKKVF, encoded by the coding sequence ATGGCTATTACGGTTATTAACCGCAAATGGTTTCCCCTGGCCGGCATCGCGCTGGCCGTTACCGGCGCCATCGGGGTACAGGCAGGGGAATTGACCATTGAACCTAGCCTGTCGCTGACCGGTACGGCATCCGACAATATCGATTTGCATAAAACCGGCAAGGTGGACAGCTATATCAGCCAGGTCAAGCCGGCGCTGGATATCAGCTACCTCAGCCGGCGCATAGAGCTGACCTTTGCGGCAAGCAACAACTTTATCAGCTACAGCCATGACTCCGACGATAACGACGATTATGACGTCTACCAGCTCGACGGCAGCTTCTCCCTGTGGGACAACGGCCCGGCGCTCTTTGTCAGGGCAAACAAAGACCAGGTGCAGCAATCGATCAGCAACAATGCCATCGCCGATCTGTTAACCTCCAATGCGAGCGCCTTAAAGCAGGCGGATACCGGCCTGACCTACAACCTGGCGCGCTCAAGCATCATAATGAACAGCCAGGTCTATTACCAGAGACGGACCTCGGACAATACCATAGGGGACCGCGAAGGGGTGGTCGCCATCCTGGCGGCGGAAAACGGCTCGGCGGCCAAATGGCTGTTCTGGAGCACCAACGCCAGCTTTCAGGATCTCACCAGTAAAAATAACAACAACGACACCAAGTTTTATTCCGTCGATGCCAAAATAGGCCTGATCAATGACTACCGCTTTATGCCTTTTATCCGGGTGTATGACGAAGACAACCAGGGCAATTTCGAAAACCGCTCAAGCCAGAGCAACCTCAACTCCAGTTCCTGGGGACCTGGGATCCGCTGGCAGGTAAGCGATCACTTATGGTTTGATCTGGCCTACAACTATGTCGATAACCAGGAAGAAAACGAAGATCACTTCAGCGGTTCCGTTACCTGGCGCCCCTCGCCAAGAACCGCACTGCAGGCGCAATTTAGCAAACGTTTCTTCGGCGACAGCTACGGCCTGAATTTTGTCCATCAAAACAAACGCCTGGTCAACGCCATCAGTTATAACGAAACCGTGCAGTCGTTTGACCGTTTTAACTATGTCGAGGTAGATCTGGGCTCGTTTTACTGTCCCGCCACCGGAGACTTTACCCTGGACGACTGCCTGGTCACCCCGGGCAGCAACCTAAGCGACTATGTCCTGATCCCCCTGACAACCCTGCAACCGGTAGAGGCGGACGAACTCTCCCTGCAAAAAGATCTGGAATGGCAGTCGGAGCTGAGCTTGCCCAGGACCACCTTTACCCTGACCCTCAGCGGCAACACCCGGGAAAATCTAGGCTCGGGAGTGATCGACGATAAATACAAAGGGGACTTTAGTATCCGGCGTAAGCTCAATTCCCGCTCGGACCTGAGCTATACCTTCAGCTATATCAAAAACCACTTTGACAGCGACAATATTGCCGGCCGCGGCCAACTGGATCATTACCGGGTGCATACGGTGAAATATGATCGTGCGTTAAACCCGACTCTCAGCAGCGATATCAGCCTGCGTCATGTCGACAGAAGCTCATCCGGCACCGGCCTGAACTATCAGGAATCCCGCCTGGAACTGACAATAAAAAAAGTATTCTGA
- a CDS encoding XrtA-associated tyrosine autokinase: protein MSTIEKALQKQREKNQQESAEQAQAETQDTAQASSSPAASATQETQPREQPAPAPAAPKALITIDQQELREKGLITDSTERQKIKDEFRYIKRKLLNNAFGQAAQNLENGNLVMVSSGKPNEGKTFISINLALSIALEQDKTVLLIDADVIRPSISAELNISPRKGLVEYLLGEVPNVSEVIYNTSISNLKIIPAGEPHHLTSELLASDKMRQLTQELANRYSDRMVIFDSPPLIEVNESQVLANLMGQALVVVEESQSKIADIQKAVDSLDEDLAIGFVINKAVQTQKDMYGYYGY, encoded by the coding sequence ATGAGTACCATAGAAAAAGCCTTGCAAAAGCAAAGGGAAAAAAACCAGCAGGAAAGCGCAGAACAGGCACAGGCGGAAACGCAGGACACGGCCCAGGCCAGCAGCAGTCCGGCAGCAAGTGCAACGCAAGAGACTCAGCCCCGGGAGCAGCCGGCGCCTGCCCCCGCAGCACCGAAAGCCCTGATCACCATAGATCAGCAAGAACTGAGGGAAAAAGGCCTGATCACCGACTCCACCGAGCGGCAGAAGATCAAGGATGAATTTCGTTATATCAAACGTAAACTGCTCAACAATGCCTTTGGCCAGGCAGCGCAGAACCTGGAAAACGGCAACCTGGTGATGGTGTCCAGCGGCAAACCCAATGAAGGCAAAACCTTTATCTCCATCAACCTGGCGCTGAGCATAGCCCTGGAGCAGGACAAAACCGTATTGTTGATCGATGCCGACGTGATCCGCCCCAGCATCAGCGCCGAACTTAACATCAGCCCGCGCAAAGGGCTGGTGGAATATCTGCTGGGGGAAGTACCTAATGTCAGTGAAGTTATCTATAACACCAGCATCAGCAATTTAAAGATTATTCCCGCCGGTGAGCCCCATCACCTGACCTCGGAATTATTGGCCAGCGACAAGATGCGCCAGCTGACCCAGGAGCTTGCCAACCGCTACAGCGACCGTATGGTGATCTTTGATTCGCCGCCGCTGATCGAAGTCAACGAAAGCCAGGTACTGGCCAACCTGATGGGACAGGCGCTGGTGGTGGTGGAAGAATCCCAGTCGAAAATCGCCGATATCCAGAAGGCCGTCGACTCCCTTGATGAAGATCTCGCCATCGGCTTTGTCATCAATAAGGCCGTGCAAACACAAAAGGACATGTATGGCTATTACGGTTATTAA
- a CDS encoding TIGR03013 family XrtA/PEP-CTERM system glycosyltransferase, with the protein MSSPKFRDLSAGSKSLVLVELGIFAGALLFSVYLNSVFLFVEQPETPSNLVIAYALLFALIMQLTSLALGLYNSKLRESIRGVIRRVLVCVAIGFFVFSLINPFLGAHPLPVELLALSSFMSLVLVGFFRAFTLKVDFFGFNKRNILVLGAGERASIIEQRMRRDVDRQGFHVHAFVVMPGDHEAGIVKETRIELEESLVSYAMEHNIDEIVVASDERRNNLPVDELFACKIRGIEVTEILDFIERETGQVAVNLIYPSWVIYSNGFASANYLRNTLDWIFNASMAFIMLLFTWPVMLITALIIKLEDGWKAPVFYLQERVGLDGEPFHIIKFRSMRVDAEKNGAQWAAKNDDRTTRIGHFIRKYRVDELPQIYNVMRGDMGFVGPRPERPEFVQTLVTNIPYYNERHNVKPGLTGWAQLKYPYGATETDAMEKLKYDLYYIKHRSFLLDMLILVRTAEIVLFGKGR; encoded by the coding sequence ATGTCAAGCCCCAAGTTCCGTGACCTGTCTGCGGGTAGTAAATCTCTTGTTCTGGTAGAACTCGGCATCTTTGCCGGGGCCCTGTTGTTTTCGGTTTACCTGAACAGTGTTTTTCTGTTTGTCGAACAGCCCGAGACGCCGAGTAATCTGGTGATTGCCTATGCCTTGCTTTTTGCCCTGATTATGCAGCTTACCTCCCTTGCCCTGGGGTTATACAACTCTAAATTGCGGGAAAGCATCCGCGGGGTGATACGCCGGGTATTGGTGTGCGTGGCGATTGGTTTCTTTGTTTTTTCCCTGATCAACCCTTTCCTGGGGGCGCATCCCCTGCCGGTGGAATTGCTGGCCCTGTCTTCTTTTATGAGCCTGGTGCTGGTGGGTTTCTTCAGGGCCTTTACCCTTAAGGTAGATTTTTTTGGCTTTAACAAGCGTAATATCCTGGTGCTGGGGGCGGGAGAAAGGGCGTCTATTATCGAGCAGCGTATGCGCCGTGACGTCGACCGCCAGGGTTTTCATGTCCATGCCTTTGTGGTGATGCCGGGGGATCATGAAGCCGGGATAGTGAAAGAAACCCGGATTGAACTGGAAGAGTCCCTGGTCAGCTATGCCATGGAACACAATATCGATGAGATCGTGGTGGCCAGCGACGAGCGCCGCAATAACCTGCCGGTGGACGAATTATTTGCCTGTAAGATCCGCGGTATCGAAGTAACCGAAATACTGGACTTTATTGAACGGGAAACCGGGCAGGTTGCCGTGAACCTGATTTATCCCAGTTGGGTGATCTATTCCAACGGTTTTGCTTCCGCCAATTACCTGAGAAATACCCTGGACTGGATTTTCAATGCCTCTATGGCCTTTATCATGCTGCTGTTTACCTGGCCTGTGATGCTGATCACCGCCCTGATCATCAAGCTGGAAGACGGCTGGAAGGCGCCCGTGTTTTATTTGCAGGAAAGGGTGGGGCTGGACGGCGAACCTTTCCATATCATCAAGTTCCGCAGTATGCGGGTGGATGCCGAGAAAAACGGCGCCCAGTGGGCGGCGAAAAATGATGACAGAACCACGCGTATCGGCCACTTTATCCGTAAATACCGGGTGGATGAACTGCCGCAGATTTATAACGTGATGCGCGGCGATATGGGCTTTGTCGGTCCCCGTCCCGAGCGGCCTGAGTTTGTTCAGACCCTGGTGACCAATATTCCCTATTATAACGAGCGCCATAATGTCAAACCCGGCCTCACCGGCTGGGCCCAGTTGAAATACCCTTATGGCGCCACCGAAACCGATGCCATGGAAAAACTCAAATACGATCTTTACTATATTAAGCATCGCAGCTTTTTGCTGGATATGCTGATCCTGGTAAGAACGGCGGAAATCGTTTTATTCGGCAAGGGGCGTTAA
- a CDS encoding XrtA system polysaccharide chain length determinant, whose product MQEVFEQIIEQLKGIWLKRRYIMITTWLFCPLGWLGITQLPDTYESVARVHTDTQSLLRPLLKGLTVETDPDKQVSLMVKTLLSRPNLERIARMTDLDVQATTPKEYNKLIEELEKTISIRLVGGDNIYSISYEHEDPQMSRNVVQAALTVFIENTLGESRSESDSAQKFLDTQIQDYEARLLEAEGRLTDFKQRYSGSLPGDTGGFYTRLNHNKSKLQEAELQLREATTKWQSAKEQLSGQKPIANVVTSQYDERIAQLTQSLDTLMLRYTDAHPDVKEAKRRIADLKKLKEEEQSAMAGENGQASQAFTDSPLFQELKVAESNLANNVASLTVRVKDYQERVKEMEEKAHTIPEIEAELIALDRDYDITKKKFEDLLNRRETARLAQEADETTDKIQFKVVDPPRVPIEPSGPKRLIFITAILIFGFGSGIGISFLFSQLTPIVTSAKQLSNATGYPVFGIVSATENLGLAKRHKRKAIIFTLSNSMIVVLYAGMMSFYLIPALQTSIRGLL is encoded by the coding sequence ATGCAAGAAGTCTTTGAACAAATAATCGAACAGCTCAAGGGTATATGGTTAAAGCGCCGCTATATCATGATCACCACCTGGTTGTTTTGTCCCCTTGGCTGGCTAGGTATTACCCAGCTGCCGGATACCTATGAGTCGGTTGCCCGGGTGCATACGGATACCCAGTCCCTGTTGCGCCCTTTGCTCAAAGGCCTGACGGTAGAAACCGACCCGGACAAGCAGGTCAGCCTGATGGTAAAAACCCTGCTCAGCCGCCCCAACCTTGAACGTATCGCCCGGATGACAGATCTCGACGTCCAGGCAACCACTCCCAAGGAATACAACAAGCTGATTGAAGAGCTTGAAAAAACCATCAGCATACGCCTGGTGGGGGGAGATAATATATACAGCATCTCCTACGAGCATGAAGACCCGCAAATGTCGAGAAACGTGGTCCAGGCGGCGCTGACGGTGTTCATTGAAAATACCCTGGGCGAATCCCGCAGCGAATCCGATTCGGCGCAAAAATTCCTCGATACCCAAATCCAGGATTATGAAGCCCGCCTGCTTGAAGCGGAAGGCCGGCTGACAGACTTCAAACAAAGATACTCCGGCAGCTTGCCCGGGGATACCGGCGGTTTCTATACCCGGTTAAACCATAACAAGTCAAAACTTCAGGAAGCCGAGCTGCAGCTGCGGGAAGCCACCACCAAGTGGCAGTCGGCAAAAGAACAGCTGAGCGGACAAAAACCCATCGCCAATGTCGTCACGTCGCAATATGACGAGCGTATCGCCCAGCTGACCCAGTCCCTGGATACCTTGATGCTGCGTTATACCGACGCCCACCCGGATGTCAAAGAAGCCAAGCGCAGGATCGCCGATCTGAAAAAACTCAAGGAAGAAGAACAGTCCGCCATGGCGGGAGAAAACGGCCAGGCGAGCCAGGCATTTACCGACAGCCCCCTGTTCCAGGAACTGAAAGTGGCGGAAAGCAACCTGGCCAACAATGTTGCCTCACTGACGGTACGGGTCAAGGACTACCAGGAGCGGGTCAAGGAAATGGAAGAAAAGGCCCATACCATACCGGAGATCGAAGCAGAACTGATCGCCCTGGACCGGGATTATGATATCACCAAGAAGAAGTTCGAAGACCTGCTCAACCGCCGTGAAACCGCGCGCCTGGCCCAGGAAGCGGACGAAACCACAGACAAGATCCAGTTTAAGGTGGTGGATCCGCCGCGGGTGCCGATCGAACCGTCAGGCCCCAAACGCCTGATCTTTATCACGGCGATCCTGATTTTCGGCTTCGGCTCAGGCATAGGCATTTCCTTCCTGTTCAGCCAGCTGACACCTATTGTCACTTCCGCCAAACAGCTGAGCAATGCCACGGGTTACCCGGTATTCGGTATCGTCAGCGCCACGGAAAATTTAGGGCTGGCGAAACGCCACAAGCGTAAAGCCATTATCTTTACCTTATCGAACAGCATGATAGTGGTCTTATATGCCGGTATGATGAGCTTTTATCTGATCCCTGCCCTGCAGACGAGTATAAGAGGGTTGCTGTAA
- the prsR gene encoding PEP-CTERM-box response regulator transcription factor, whose protein sequence is MEKLLIIDDDSGVQKQLKWSFSDYDVVLASDRESAIAAVRRHEPKVITLDLGLPPDEANASEGLAALQEILAIAPHTKVIVITGNDDRTNALKAIAAGAYDFYQKPVEPEVINVIVSRAFSVAAIEEENRKMRAVAGSDMGVIGNSASIDRMRMMIKRIAPTSITALLLGESGTGKEVTANAVHLASDRKKKPFIAINCASIPETLLESELFGFEKGAFTGAHKTTKGKIECAEGGTLFLDEIGDMPYNLQAKLLRFLQEKSIERLGGRQEIPVDVRVICATNQNLEQMVREKQFREDLFYRISEITINIPPLRDREEDVLILAQYFLQQYAAEYKRNVKGFSEDGMSALKNHKWPGNIRELQNKVKSSVIMSAGTQVTAMDLGFFDHEDQGYELSLNLRAVREQAETLAIQKAYALSTGNMSKTAELLGITRPTLYSLVEKYQLSIN, encoded by the coding sequence ATGGAAAAATTGCTGATTATTGATGATGATAGCGGCGTTCAAAAGCAATTAAAATGGAGTTTCTCTGATTATGATGTCGTCCTGGCATCGGATCGCGAAAGCGCCATTGCGGCTGTCCGCCGCCACGAACCTAAAGTGATCACTTTGGATTTAGGCCTGCCGCCGGATGAAGCCAATGCTTCCGAAGGACTGGCGGCATTGCAGGAAATTTTGGCGATAGCCCCGCATACCAAGGTGATAGTGATCACAGGTAATGATGACAGAACCAATGCCTTAAAGGCGATTGCCGCCGGCGCCTACGACTTTTACCAGAAGCCGGTGGAACCTGAGGTGATCAATGTCATCGTCTCCCGCGCCTTCAGCGTGGCGGCGATAGAAGAAGAAAACCGCAAAATGCGCGCCGTGGCCGGCAGCGATATGGGGGTGATAGGCAATAGCGCCAGCATAGACCGTATGCGCATGATGATCAAACGCATCGCCCCCACCAGCATTACCGCCCTGCTGTTGGGGGAAAGCGGCACAGGTAAGGAAGTTACCGCCAATGCCGTGCACCTGGCCAGCGACAGGAAGAAAAAACCTTTTATCGCCATCAACTGTGCTTCCATTCCGGAAACCTTGCTGGAAAGCGAGCTGTTCGGTTTTGAAAAGGGGGCTTTTACCGGCGCCCATAAAACCACTAAGGGCAAAATAGAATGTGCCGAAGGGGGCACGCTGTTTTTGGATGAAATCGGCGATATGCCCTATAACCTGCAGGCCAAACTGCTGCGTTTTTTGCAGGAAAAAAGCATCGAGCGCCTGGGGGGCCGTCAGGAAATCCCGGTGGATGTCAGGGTGATCTGCGCCACCAACCAGAACCTGGAGCAGATGGTAAGGGAAAAGCAGTTCCGGGAAGATCTTTTCTACCGTATCAGTGAAATCACCATCAATATTCCGCCGCTGCGGGACAGGGAAGAAGATGTGCTGATCCTGGCGCAATATTTTCTGCAGCAATATGCCGCCGAGTATAAACGCAACGTCAAGGGCTTCTCTGAAGACGGCATGAGTGCGTTAAAGAACCATAAGTGGCCGGGCAATATCCGCGAACTGCAAAACAAGGTTAAAAGTTCTGTGATCATGAGTGCCGGCACCCAGGTGACCGCCATGGATCTGGGTTTCTTTGACCATGAAGACCAGGGGTATGAGCTATCCCTGAATTTGCGCGCCGTCAGGGAGCAGGCGGAAACCCTGGCGATTCAGAAGGCCTATGCCCTGTCTACCGGCAATATGTCGAAAACGGCGGAATTGCTGGGCATCACCCGGCCGACCCTTTATTCCCTGGTGGAAAAATACCAGCTGAGTATCAATTAA
- a CDS encoding XrtA/PEP-CTERM system-associated ATPase, whose translation MYENYYGLNARPFLLSPDPKFFFASNHHQRALSYLQYGLDQGEGFIVITGPIGTGKTTIARNLLSNLGDESIVAAQLVTTKLEPHELLELIAAEFQLDVVSKSKAEILQAIEKFLISLHQQGKRALLLVDEAQNLPAETVEELRMLSNFQLNNKPLIQSFLLGQEELKGIIQAPNMEQFRQRIIASAHLKPLSCEEVQSYIRHRLSQAGYQKEELFSENAYQLIFEKTLGVPRKINIFVDRLLLFGFLEELTQLNSAAVNEVAEEMDIELTGSITAGQAASPQEPAQVVVNSSENVESMREVLREVEDILENSIKQKIKLSRYVDKLLKQKNIELASKNSES comes from the coding sequence ATGTATGAAAACTATTACGGCTTAAATGCCCGGCCTTTCCTGTTAAGCCCGGATCCCAAATTCTTTTTTGCCTCCAACCATCACCAGCGCGCCCTGTCCTACCTGCAATACGGCCTGGACCAGGGCGAAGGCTTTATCGTGATCACCGGCCCCATAGGCACGGGAAAAACCACTATCGCCCGCAACCTGCTCAGCAACCTGGGGGATGAAAGCATAGTGGCGGCCCAACTGGTTACCACTAAACTTGAACCCCATGAATTGCTGGAGCTGATCGCCGCGGAATTCCAGCTGGACGTGGTCAGCAAAAGCAAAGCAGAAATCCTGCAGGCCATTGAGAAGTTCCTCATCAGCCTGCACCAACAGGGCAAACGCGCCCTGCTGCTGGTGGATGAAGCCCAGAACCTGCCGGCGGAAACGGTGGAAGAACTGCGCATGCTGTCGAACTTCCAGCTCAACAACAAACCGCTTATCCAGAGTTTTTTGCTGGGACAGGAAGAGCTTAAGGGCATTATCCAGGCGCCGAACATGGAACAGTTCCGCCAGCGCATTATCGCCTCCGCCCACCTCAAACCTTTGTCCTGCGAAGAAGTGCAGAGTTATATCCGCCACCGGCTGAGCCAGGCGGGTTACCAGAAAGAAGAATTATTTTCGGAAAACGCCTACCAGCTGATTTTTGAAAAAACCCTGGGGGTGCCGCGCAAAATCAATATTTTTGTCGACCGCCTGCTGCTGTTCGGCTTCCTGGAAGAGCTGACCCAGCTCAACTCGGCAGCCGTCAACGAAGTCGCCGAAGAAATGGATATCGAACTCACGGGTTCCATCACCGCCGGGCAGGCAGCAAGCCCGCAGGAGCCGGCCCAGGTAGTGGTCAACTCCAGCGAAAACGTGGAAAGCATGCGGGAAGTGCTGCGGGAAGTAGAAGATATCCTGGAAAATTCCATCAAGCAGAAGATTAAATTGTCCCGCTATGTGGATAAACTGCTGAAACAAAAGAATATCGAACTGGCGAGCAAAAACAGCGAAAGCTGA
- the prsK gene encoding XrtA/PEP-CTERM system histidine kinase PrsK: MQTVGFFGYSLGAVAFFVFSLLLVAARNHTVIARWILFSTLVTVVANLVAAVQIKLGFSLQYVMLADAVKIASWSVLILSCNVEVKTIRELLFSFHVRQYLGIWGVLMLVCAVANNWLNYSYEYLFLLFVLLNLWVLVLLEQLYRSADLQVRWAIWPLVIALASMAIFDFVLYAQATMVEGIDFDFWYSRGFISTMMMPLLLITTRRINNGAVRVFVSRNVVFYSSILMIAGLYLLMMAFAGYVINYIGGEWGTLISIIFLILGGVVLAVLLITESLRRKLKVFIAKNFFANKYEYRDEWLNLIETLETTSAESHYQMATRIMMSKLNLDGGAIAKRVTDLQFKVEYAEGLALEDDFNQQLVLLSQYCQSQGWIVDIQEYVNSPGLYPELSLDVEIWLEKKIALVVPIFIGRAFYGMFILSGHEDVKPLNWEDRDLMFAISKQLGNFLSLHEANDKLAESKQFDAFNRMSAFLVHDLKNVQAQLTLITTNAQKHRDNPAFIDDVFETVESATERLNKVLSQLRNKQLVQSQSKVVDIGELLDKVVQQCNVREPKVSVEQSQQCQMPLDGETFFSILNHLIQNAQEATKSDGWVKVSLVADDKQARVTISDNGTGMSEEFINKRLFKPFDTTKGNAGMGIGVFEAKQFMHSIAGKIDVASEEGRGTEFCLTLPIK; encoded by the coding sequence ATGCAAACCGTAGGATTTTTTGGCTACTCCCTTGGCGCGGTAGCGTTTTTTGTTTTTTCCCTGCTGCTGGTGGCGGCCCGCAACCATACGGTGATCGCCCGCTGGATCCTGTTCAGCACTTTGGTTACGGTTGTCGCCAATCTGGTGGCGGCGGTGCAGATCAAGTTAGGTTTTAGTCTGCAATACGTGATGCTGGCGGATGCGGTGAAAATCGCCAGCTGGTCGGTGCTGATTTTAAGCTGCAATGTCGAGGTGAAAACCATACGCGAACTGCTGTTTAGCTTCCATGTGCGCCAGTACCTGGGGATCTGGGGCGTGCTGATGCTGGTGTGCGCCGTGGCCAATAACTGGCTCAACTATTCCTACGAATACCTGTTTTTATTGTTTGTGCTGCTCAATCTCTGGGTGCTGGTTTTGCTGGAGCAGTTATACCGCAGCGCCGATCTCCAGGTGCGCTGGGCTATCTGGCCGCTGGTGATCGCCCTGGCGAGCATGGCGATCTTTGATTTTGTGCTGTACGCCCAGGCCACTATGGTGGAAGGCATAGATTTCGATTTCTGGTACAGCCGCGGCTTTATCAGCACTATGATGATGCCCTTGCTGCTGATCACCACCCGCAGGATCAATAACGGTGCGGTGCGGGTATTCGTGTCCCGCAACGTGGTGTTTTACAGTTCCATTTTAATGATCGCCGGTTTGTATTTGCTGATGATGGCCTTTGCCGGTTATGTGATCAATTATATCGGCGGCGAGTGGGGCACCCTGATCAGCATTATTTTCCTGATCCTCGGCGGCGTGGTGCTGGCGGTGCTGCTGATCACCGAATCCCTGCGGCGCAAGCTTAAGGTCTTTATCGCCAAGAATTTTTTTGCCAATAAATACGAATACCGGGACGAATGGCTGAACCTGATTGAAACCCTGGAAACCACTTCGGCGGAAAGCCATTACCAGATGGCCACCCGCATCATGATGTCCAAGCTGAACCTCGACGGCGGCGCTATCGCGAAAAGGGTGACGGATTTGCAGTTTAAGGTGGAATATGCCGAGGGGCTGGCGCTGGAGGATGACTTTAACCAGCAGCTGGTGCTGCTGAGCCAGTACTGCCAGAGCCAGGGCTGGATTGTCGATATCCAGGAATATGTCAACTCGCCCGGCCTCTATCCGGAATTGTCCCTGGATGTCGAGATCTGGCTGGAGAAGAAAATTGCCCTGGTGGTGCCTATTTTTATCGGCCGGGCCTTTTACGGCATGTTTATTTTATCGGGACATGAAGACGTTAAACCCCTGAACTGGGAAGACAGGGATCTGATGTTTGCCATTTCCAAGCAGCTGGGCAATTTTCTGTCCCTGCATGAAGCCAATGACAAACTGGCGGAATCGAAACAGTTTGACGCCTTTAACCGCATGTCGGCGTTTTTGGTGCATGACCTGAAAAATGTTCAGGCGCAATTGACCCTGATCACGACCAATGCCCAGAAACACAGGGATAATCCTGCCTTTATCGATGATGTTTTTGAAACCGTGGAATCGGCTACCGAAAGGCTGAATAAGGTGCTGTCCCAGTTGCGCAATAAGCAGCTGGTACAATCCCAGAGTAAGGTGGTGGATATTGGCGAATTGCTGGATAAAGTGGTGCAGCAATGCAATGTCCGCGAACCTAAGGTATCTGTGGAGCAAAGCCAGCAATGCCAGATGCCCCTTGACGGCGAAACCTTCTTTTCTATCCTGAATCACCTGATCCAGAACGCGCAGGAAGCGACAAAATCGGATGGTTGGGTTAAAGTATCATTAGTGGCAGATGATAAACAGGCCAGGGTCACTATCAGTGACAACGGCACCGGCATGTCGGAAGAGTTTATCAATAAGCGGTTGTTTAAGCCCTTTGATACCACCAAAGGCAATGCCGGTATGGGCATAGGGGTGTTTGAGGCCAAGCAGTTTATGCACAGTATTGCCGGTAAAATCGATGTGGCAAGTGAAGAGGGCCGGGGCACGGAATTTTGCCTGACTTTACCAATTAAATAA
- a CDS encoding XrtA/PEP-CTERM system exopolysaccharide export protein, whose product MEIHVSEKLKIVILLLLTQFLFSCSSPRLPSATLHPSTTTDVASYKYLIGAGDVLNIFVWRNPEVSGTFVVRPDGMITTSLVEDIQVSGKTPTQLARSIEEILATYLRDPVVTVTVNEFTGPITEQIRVIGEAAQPQAVNYKQNMTLLDVMILVGGLTEFADGNDATLVRIENGKQMEYQVLIEDLLKNGEISANVDVLPGDIIVIPETWF is encoded by the coding sequence ATGGAAATACATGTTTCTGAGAAGCTTAAAATAGTTATTTTATTGCTGCTGACGCAGTTTCTTTTTAGCTGCAGCAGCCCGAGACTGCCCAGTGCGACCCTTCACCCGTCCACCACAACGGATGTGGCTTCCTATAAATATTTGATCGGCGCCGGCGATGTCCTCAATATCTTTGTCTGGCGTAACCCGGAAGTTTCCGGCACCTTTGTTGTCCGCCCCGACGGCATGATCACCACCTCCCTGGTGGAAGATATCCAGGTTTCGGGGAAAACCCCGACCCAGCTCGCCCGCTCCATAGAAGAGATCCTCGCCACCTATTTGCGCGATCCTGTGGTCACAGTCACGGTCAATGAATTTACCGGCCCTATTACCGAGCAGATCCGGGTGATAGGCGAAGCAGCCCAGCCCCAGGCGGTGAACTACAAGCAGAATATGACCTTGCTTGATGTCATGATCCTGGTGGGAGGACTGACGGAATTTGCCGACGGCAATGACGCCACCCTGGTCAGGATTGAAAACGGCAAGCAAATGGAATACCAGGTCCTGATTGAAGACTTGCTTAAAAACGGTGAAATCAGCGCCAATGTCGACGTCTTACCCGGCGATATTATCGTTATTCCTGAAACCTGGTTTTAA